AGCTACCGCGCAGCCTTGGTGGTTACGTTATTATGGAAGAGCTATACCTTGATGGCAACAATTTCACAGGCGCTCTGCCGGCCACATTGCCAAATCTTCAAAACTTGTTTGCATTTAGTGTATTCGAAAATCAATTGTCCGGCCCTGTCCCCGGCTTTCTTGGGGACATCCCGGGTCTGTTTTTGCTCGACCTCGGCGCCAACGCTTTTTCGGGCACCATTCCCGCTTCTTTGGGCAGGCTGGAAGGACTGACCTTTTTGTTGCTCGACCTGAATAACCTGACGGGACAATTGCCGTCAACCTTCAGCAATACAACAAGCCTGCGCGGCATCACGATGGCCGGTAATGCAATCAGTGGCTTACCAGATTTATCAGCCCTGTCTATTTTGGAGATCGTAGAGGTAGAACTTAACAGGATGTCGTTCGAAGATATTGAGCACTTGCAGTCGCTCAACCTGAATACCCTCCGCTACGTCCCCCAACGCGATGTTTATCCCATTGTCGACGAAGCAGCCGGCATAACAAGATACGAGGTTGACATCGCCGGCTCAGCCAACAGCTACCAGTGGTACCGCAACAACACACCCATCAGCGGCGCAACCAGTGCCATTCTCGAACTAGACAACACCGGCAACCAGGGATCCGACGAGATCCTGGCAGAAATCACCAACAGTTTGGTGAGCGATCTTGTGATGGCCACCATTCCGGCCCGCACAGATGCTGCAATGGAATCGCTAACCATCATACCCGACATGCCCATCCTGGAAGCCGGCGAAACCATGCAGTTTTTTGCTATTGCAACGGACCAGTTCGACAACCAGCGCCGCTTCTCAAGCACATGGACCGGCGCTGGCGGCACAATCGATGCTACAGGCACGTTCACTGCCGGCGGATCTGATGGGTTCTATGACGTGACTGCCACGGATGAAACGGGCACCTTTTCAGCCACAACCACACTGGAAATCACGGGAGGTGTCCCTGTTAACGTAGAATCTCCAACAGCGTCAACAGCAGCAATTGTGCACGCTGCCTATCCCAATCCATTCCGCGGCAGTACACAGATAGCCTTTGAACTGGGAGAAACAGCGCAAGTCCATATTGAAGTTTATGACATGCTGGGGCGAGAAATGGTCACGGTTGTTGAACAACGGCTGCCGGCCGGATCACATATGTACAAGGTTGATACGGCTAACTGGGTTTCAGGTGTCTACCTGTATCGTATGACAGCAGGTGCTAACTCCGAAACCCGCTCGATTGTAAAACTGCCGTAAAACGCTAGAAATATCCCAAATCCTGTCAACCTGCTTAAGGATCTCATCCATCGTCCGATAATAAACACAGAATGTTGCTGCCCCCCGGCAGCTTGAAGAGACCCCTATTTTCGGATCTTGCAAGCAAAACACGGTCTAATGGCCGTGTTTTTTTGTTTTTTTGCCGACTTGTCCATTTCCCATGGACTGCCTGATTATGCCTCTTCCCAACCTCAACTCTGAAATGAGACTTCCAAATCAAGCCCCAATTCGGCAGCAGCCTCCATCAACGTAGGTGTAATGATGATTGAAGCAGTTCCACCATCTTCACCATGCGGCGTAACGAAGCATGAAAGAGCAATGTGACATCCTGCCTCATGAAGCTGGCGCATACCCTCAGAACTTGCCTGCAAAGTCTTTATCCAATACGTGATCTGCTCTGGAAGTTCTTTGTTCTTCAACTCCTCGCTGATAAACTTTTTCCAACCACCCCACTCATGTTTGGATCTGAAGTATCGCTTGCTTCCATCCTGTCTTTTGATGAATTTGCGCGCCCCGCGCCGCCATGATTGGTCCGGCTCTAGATTAAGGCGGGTTGTAACAAGATCAGGGTCGAGGTCAGTTCCCAGGATCATCAACGTCGCGGAGCAGATGTATTCTGGGTCATCGTATTGCATAGGCTTCTTATCATAAATAGAGGCACAACAAGGCAACCACAAACCGATTTGGGCAAACTTTTTAGCTAAACATCTGGCTGTGCCGCACGCCACCCTTGTGCCCACTGGTTTGCTAACGCTTCGAGGGTGTCCTGGTAATTCGGCACACCGGCAAGATTGGTAGTCTCCTCTGGATCTGCACGCAAATCATACAACTCAGTGGCGGCAAATTCTTTGGTCTGCCAGTTGATCCATCGTACGTAGTGATACCGGTCGGTGCGCATGCTGTAGCCCATGTATTCCTCACCATCGGGTGCTGCCCAGATGCCTTCGCGCAAAAACTGACTGAACACCGCTGGCTTCCACGATTGATTGGGGTTATCGAGTAGCGGCACAAAGCTGTTGCCCTGCAGGTGCTGGGATACAGGCAATCCGGCCAGTTCACTGAGCGATGGATAGATATCTACAAATTCCACCATCTGATCAACCTGTAATGCATCTGCATGGCTGCCAGGGGCCCGGATGACAAGCGGTGCGCGGGTATCTATGTTGTAGTTTGTCATTTTACCCCAGCTGTTGTGCTCGCCGAGCTTCCAGCCATGGTCTCCCCATAAAACAACGATGGTGTTATCTGCAATGCCCAGGGCTTCGAGTTCGTCGAGGAGCCGGCCAACCTGTGCATCGATGTAACTCACAGAAGCATAGTATCCATGCTTTAGCCTGCGAGCGTCTTCAGCGCTAACGCCGCCATCAAATGGATGGGGCACCTGGGTAAAATCTGAGTACCCACGCAGTTCGCGCATGTTGTTGATAGCTACAACAGGGCCATCAGTTGGTACATCCGGGTTTATTGCGACAGGAATGGCTGCAGGATCATACATGTCCCAATAGGGCGCCGGCGCATTAAAAGGCAGATGCGGTCGGTAGTAACCGATGGCAAATAAGAACGGCTGATCCTGATCGTTGAGTTCTGCGAGTTTTTCGAGTGCTACGTCTGTTTGGGCGCCGTCGTAATAGACATCATCTGGCATTTCAACCCGCTCAGTTGAGCCGGCTTTCAGGTACCACTGCCCGTACTGGTCGATATACCGGGCTTCATTGCCTTCCGCCAGAATGGCTGTCTTGCGCGCTTCCTGGATTGCGACGTTATCCGGGTGGCGATAGACCGCATCCGGGTCAAAGGGATAGCCGTCGATGTGCAGCTTGGGTTCGCTCCACGACAGGTCATCCGGGATAGTATTGTGGTAGATTTTCCCAATGGCTGCGGTGTGATAGCCATGCTGTTTGAAGTACTGCGGCAGCGTAACCACATTGGGCAGTGTTTGCCGGAAGTCCGTTTGCAGGTCCCAGACCCGGAGCGAATCGGGACGCAATCCGGTCATGAGGCTTGCGCGTGAGGGATTACAGACCGCTTGCTGGACATACGCCTGCATAAACGTGACGCCTTCAGCAGCGAGCCGGTCGATGTGGGGTGTTTTGATGTGCGGATTGCCGTATGCACCAAGCTCTGGACGTAGGTCGTCTATGGCAATAAAGAGGACGTTGGGCGAGGACGTTTCCTGCGACTGATCCTGACAGCCAGAAAAGGGGGCAAGCAGAAGGCAGGTGGAGAACAGAACAAGTTTGTGCGTCATGGCCAAGGGGGATTAGGCTGGGTATAAACGCACGATACACATTTTGGTTAAAAAAGGAAACGCCCGATCTCCCCACCACAAAGAGACCGGGCGTCGCCTACCCTGCGATCAATCGCCTCCTCATCCACATCCGGTAGAAGCTCCACATGCTGGGCATGAATAACATGCACCTGAGCGCACGGTTATTGTACCACACACGTGGCACGGTGGAGCATCTGCCTGATTCTGAAAAGTTGCACCAGGCTTGACGGCAACTTGCGTTGCTTCGACAGGCTCTACTTTATCGAGTGTATTCAAAAACACCTCTAGTGTCTGGCCAACTAACGAGTCAGTTTTTTTTTTTGGATCGATTGTCATCTGTGGGGTATCCTGGGCTGGCTCACTGGGAGCAGCTTTGGCCTCCTGCACAGTGGCGTCAAAATCCTGGGTTTCCTCTTCCTTATTCTGGCCGAGGAATTTCAGCGCCAGATAGCGGAAGATGTAATCCATGATCGACTTGGCAATCGGGATTTGTTTGTTGTTGGTGAACCCGCTTGGTTCGAAGCGTGTGTGGCTAAACTTGTTGCACAGATCTTCGAGCGGTACACCATACTGGAGTGCAATAGAAATTGCCGTGGCAAATGCATCCAGCAATCCGGCCATGGTTGACCCCTGCTTGGCCATGGTGATGAAAATCTCACCAGGCATCCCTTCATCAGGATAAAGGCCAATGTGCAGGTATCCTTCGTGGCCGGCAACCGAGAACTTGTGTGTCACTGAAGGACG
This genomic interval from Bacteroidota bacterium contains the following:
- a CDS encoding DUF4279 domain-containing protein translates to MQYDDPEYICSATLMILGTDLDPDLVTTRLNLEPDQSWRRGARKFIKRQDGSKRYFRSKHEWGGWKKFISEELKNKELPEQITYWIKTLQASSEGMRQLHEAGCHIALSCFVTPHGEDGGTASIIITPTLMEAAAELGLDLEVSFQS
- a CDS encoding sulfatase, which encodes MTHKLVLFSTCLLLAPFSGCQDQSQETSSPNVLFIAIDDLRPELGAYGNPHIKTPHIDRLAAEGVTFMQAYVQQAVCNPSRASLMTGLRPDSLRVWDLQTDFRQTLPNVVTLPQYFKQHGYHTAAIGKIYHNTIPDDLSWSEPKLHIDGYPFDPDAVYRHPDNVAIQEARKTAILAEGNEARYIDQYGQWYLKAGSTERVEMPDDVYYDGAQTDVALEKLAELNDQDQPFLFAIGYYRPHLPFNAPAPYWDMYDPAAIPVAINPDVPTDGPVVAINNMRELRGYSDFTQVPHPFDGGVSAEDARRLKHGYYASVSYIDAQVGRLLDELEALGIADNTIVVLWGDHGWKLGEHNSWGKMTNYNIDTRAPLVIRAPGSHADALQVDQMVEFVDIYPSLSELAGLPVSQHLQGNSFVPLLDNPNQSWKPAVFSQFLREGIWAAPDGEEYMGYSMRTDRYHYVRWINWQTKEFAATELYDLRADPEETTNLAGVPNYQDTLEALANQWAQGWRAAQPDV